The proteins below come from a single Hyperolius riggenbachi isolate aHypRig1 chromosome 8, aHypRig1.pri, whole genome shotgun sequence genomic window:
- the LOC137527246 gene encoding olfactory receptor 6C1-like has product MRNKTILTYFLFKGISDVSESQLLISLLVLLTYLITLAGNMAILLLVLLDSHLHTPMYFFLCNLSILNISNPTVTLHKLLVIFITGNNVVPFTNCIVQMYFYLCFTTNELIVLTAMSYDRYVAICNPLHYSSVMNCRVCFGLATFCWSFSLLQSIPLIIILTQLSCYTSNIINHFLCDVVVLMSISCSDTSILELVMFTQAAFLAIPPFFLTFISYVFIIATILGIKSSTGRSKAFYTCSSHLTVVILLYASLVCQYLTPSGTFKSTKLLTLLNTALVPILNAFIYSLKNNDVKTALQRSMTYFKSMF; this is encoded by the coding sequence ATGAGGAACAAGACAATATTGAcctatttcctttttaaagggatTTCAGATGTTTCAGAGTCGCAGCTTCTGATCTCTCTCCTGGTCCTTCTCACTTATCTCATCACTCTTGCTGGTAACATGGCCATACTGCTTCTGGTTCTCCTGGACTCTCATCTCCACACTCCCATGTACTTCTTCCTGTGTAATCTGTCCATTCTCAACATTTCTAATCCCACAGTCACTTTACACAAGCTCCTTGTTATTTTTATAACGGGAAATAATGTAGTGCCTTTTACAAACTGCATAGTGCAGATGTATTTCTATTTGTGTTTTACCACAAATGAGTTAATAGTTCTTACAGCCATGAGCTACGACCGTTATGTTGCCATCTGTAACCCGTTGCATTATTCATCTGTCATGAACTGTAGGGTTTGTTTTGGCTTGGCCACATTCTGCTGGTCATTTAGTCTTTTACAAAGTATTCCTCTAATAATCATACTAACACAATTGTCTTGCTATACTTCCAACATAATAAACCATTTCTTATGCGACGTTGTGGTTTTGATGAGTATCTCTTGTAGTGATACCTCCATTTTGGAGCTGGTGATGTTCACGCAGGCGGCATTCTTGGCTATCCCTCCCTTTTTTCTCACCTTCATCTCTTATGTCTTCATCATTGCCACTATATTGGGAATTAAGTCTAGTACAGGGAGATCTAAAGCTTTCTACACATGTTCCTCTCACCTCACTGTTGTTATTCTACTCTACGCAAGTCTTGTATGTCAATATCTCACACCAAGTGGCACCTTCAAGTCCACCAAACTTTTGACCTTGCTCAACACAGCATTGGTTCCCATACTGAACGCTTTCATCTACAGCCTGAAAAATAATGATGTGAAAACAGCTCTACAGCGAAGTATGACATATTTTAAGAGCATGTTCTGA